In Nicotiana tabacum cultivar K326 chromosome 21, ASM71507v2, whole genome shotgun sequence, one DNA window encodes the following:
- the LOC107806550 gene encoding WPP domain-interacting protein 2 — MAEKGSNTSTSNSTEGGKSMNHDGELNDEAQDSERPVDKELQADLDRRNGKEVGGVSQEDLTAESSQEVKNEKSENHCSSTDHDPMLDPSSTLQAVQEALERELWSFREISNVDFINDPPLQDVGIPSDFTSGGGDFPGPSTSEPSQSRNGMQHSFDLDSEVASLKQNVTLLQNNLYEAAKLVKFKEARVTELQSILSNCSEKEEKSVGIELHERTRDIEIELEDLFRQKIEAEVKYLTISRTVEKLRTAAVEQVKLLEEQKTLASEQAQIVKNLGDAESKAATLKTQAKKLENCCEDIMSTDEMLKLQKRVWKYSACFLIQLVLLVVVGLFLLQISPDDAEVVPT; from the exons ATGGCCGAAAAG GGTAGTAATACGTCAACGAGCAACAGTACAGAAGGTGGAAAGTCAATGAATCATGATGGGGAATTGAACGATGAAGCTCAGGATAGCGAAAGACCCGTTGATAAGGAACTTCAGGCCGATCTTGACAGAAGAAATGGTAAGGAGGTTGGAGGTGTGTCTCAAGAAGATCTAACTGCTGAGTCATCTCAGGAGGTTAAGAATGAGAAGAGCGAGAATCACTGCTCATCCACAGATCACGATCCTATGCTGGATCCAAGCTCCACCCTCCAGGCTGTTCAAGAAGCACTTGAGAGAG AACTTTGGAGTTTCAGAGAAATTAGCAACGTAGATTTTATCAATGACCCACCACTTCAGGATGTTGGGATACCTTCAGACTTCACTTCAGGTGGCGGAGATTTCCCAGGACCGAGCACATCTGAGCCGTCACAATCCAGGAATGGCATGCAACATTCTTTTGACTTGGATTCTGAAGTGGCTAGCTTAAAGCAGAATGTGACACTGCTGCAAAATAACTTGTATGAAGCAGCTAAGCTGGTTAAGTTTAAGGAAGCCAGGGTTACCGAACTGCAATCCATCTTAAGTAATTGCTCAGAGAAGGAAGAAAAGAGTGTTGGAATTGAGTTGCATGAGAGAACTAGAGATATTGAAATTGAGCTTGAGGATCTCTTCAGACAGAAAATTGAAGCTGAAGTTAAATATTTGACTATATCAAGAACAGTCGAAAAGTTGAGAACTGCAGCAGTTGAACAAGTTAAGCTTTTGGAAGAACAAAAAACATTAGCTTCAGAACAAGCGCAGATTGTGAAAAATCTTGGAGATGCAGAATCAAAGGCTGCAACGCTTAAAACACAGGCTAAGAAGTTGGAAAATTGCTGTGAAGATATCATGAGCACAGATGAAATGCTAAAGCTGCAGAAGAGAGTCTGGAAGTACAGCGCCTGTTTTTTAATACAGTTGGTATTGCTGGTAGTAGTCGGGCTGTTTCTCTTGCAGATTTCACCTGATGATGCTGAAGTTGTACCTACGTAA